One window of the Seriola aureovittata isolate HTS-2021-v1 ecotype China chromosome 22, ASM2101889v1, whole genome shotgun sequence genome contains the following:
- the myf5 gene encoding myogenic factor 5, whose translation MWALGSGLGAYKGGPGQQTPHITQRSPLSLTPLLYPPSFLCAHHSIHSDSFLQRAMDVFSPSQVYYDRACASSPDSLEFGPGMELAGSEEDEHVRVPGAPHQPGHCLQWACKACKRKSSFVDRRRAATMRERRRLKKVNHAFEALRRCTSANPSQRLPKVEILRNAIQYIESLQDLLREQVENYYSLPGESSSEPGSPLSSCSDGMAGSNSPVWQQLNANYSNSYSYAKNESLGGKAAGASSLECLSSIVDRLSSVESSCGPAALRDMATFSPGSSDSQPCTPESPGSRPVYHVL comes from the exons ATGTGGGCCCTGGGCTCTGGCCTGGGGGCATATAAGGGGGGCCCGGGGCAACAGACCCCTCATATCACTCAGaggtctcctctctctctcaccccactCCTCtaccctccttccttcctttgtgCCCATCACTCCATCCATTCAGACTCTTTTCTTCAACGAGCCATGGATGTCTTCTCACCATCCCAGGTCTACTACGACAGAGCGTGTGCTTCCTCTCCAGACAGCCTGGAGTTCGGCCCCGGCATGGAGCTCGCCGGCTCAGAGGAGGACGAGCACGTCAGGGTCCCCGGAGCCCCTCACCAGCCGGGACACTGCCTGCAGTGGGCTTGCAAGGCCTGCAAGCGCAAGTCCAGCTTCGTCGACCGCAGACGGGCCGCCACCATGCGCGAGCGCCGGCGGCTGAAGAAGGTCAATCACGCTTTCGAGGCGCTGCGGCGCTGCACCTCGGCCAACCCGAGCCAACGCCTGCCCAAGGTGGAGATCCTGCGCAACGCCATCCAGTACATCGAAAGCCTGCAGGATCTGCTACGAGAGCAGGTGGAAAACTACTACAGCCTACCTGGAGAGAGCAGCTCCGAGCCCGGGAGCCCGCTCTCCAGCTGCTCTGACGGCATG GCTGGCAGCAACAGCCCAGTGTGGCAACAGTTGAATGCAAACTACAGCAACAGCTATTCATATGCAAAGAATG AGAGTTTGGGCGGCAAAGCAGCCGGAGCCTCCAGCCTCGAGTGCCTCTCCAGCATCGTGGACCGCCTGTCCTCGgtggagtccagctgtggacCGGCCGCTCTGAGGGACATGGCCACCTTCTCCCCCGGCAGCTCCGACTCGCAGCCCTGCACGCCGGAGAGCCCCGGGTCCAGGCCCGTGTACCACGTCCTGTGA